Proteins encoded by one window of Vigna radiata var. radiata cultivar VC1973A chromosome 5, Vradiata_ver6, whole genome shotgun sequence:
- the LOC106759717 gene encoding UDP-glycosyltransferase 88F5 isoform X2, producing MEETIVMFPAAGIGHIIAMVELAKLIQTPRFSITVLLTTGFFDHPSIDDYIRRISAAHSXISFLRLPLTTPATFTTAVSVGDKYFSFLKRNAPHVATTLTQISKTAIVKAFVIDLFXASTMESASSMGIPVYFFFTSGAAILSLFSYFPKLHQECSESFKDMVGVELRVPGNAPLKAVELPEPISDRHDPAYWDMLDFCTLLPKARGVIVNSFEELEPAAVNAVAQGACFPDAAHVPRVYYIGPLIAEPQQSDAEGRDSKECLRWLEEQPSRXVVYLCFGSRGSFSVSQLKEIAKGLEKSGKRFLWVVKRPLEEERAKHEETAKPGDEFDLASVFPDGFLERTKDRGMVVKAWAPQVEVLSRESVGGFVSHCGWNSVLEGVVAGVPMVAWPLYAEQHVNREVMVGEMKVAVGVNQRVEDGFVSAEEVEKRVREVMETXEIRERSFKLKQMAMAAVAEFGSSTTALANLLHSWTSFTS from the exons atggaagaaacaaTAGTAATGTTTCCAGCGGCAGGCATAGGGCACATCATAGCCATGGTTGAACTTGCCAAGCTCATCCAAACGCCCCGTTTTTCCATCACCGTCCTCCTCACTACTGGCTTCTTCGACCACCCCTCCATCGACGACTACATCCGCCGCATCTCCGCCGCCCACTCCTNCATCTCCTTCCTCCGCCTCCCTCTCACCACCCCCGCCACCTTTACAACCGCTGTTAGCGTCGGCGACAAATACTTCAGCTTCCTCAAAAGAAACGCCCCCCACGTAGCCACCACCCTCACTCAAATCTCCAAAACCGCCATCGTNAAAGCCTTTGTAATCGACCTCTTCTGNGCCTCCACCATGGAATCAGCCTCTTCAATGGGAATCCCAGTGTACTTCTTCTTCACTTCCGGCGCCGCCATTCTCTCTCTATTCTCCTACTTTCCGAAACTCCACCAAGAGTGCAGCGAGTCATTTAAGGATATGGTCGGGGTGGAACTGCGCGTGCCGGGAAACGCGCCGCTGAAGGCGGTGGAACTGCCGGAACCCATCTCGGACAGGCACGACCCTGCGTACTGGGACATGCTGGACTTTTGCACGCTCCTCCCGAAGGCCCGTGGGGTTATAGTTAATTCGTTTGAAGAGCTTGAGCCTGCGGCCGTTAACGCCGTCGCGCAGGGAGCGTGCTTCCCAGACGCTGCCCATGTGCCTCGTGTTTACTACATCGGACCACTCATCGCGGAGCCGCAACAATCAG ATGCAGAAGGAAGAGACAGCAAGGAATGTCTGCGATGGCTGGAGGAACAACCGAGCAGAAGNGTGGTGTATCTGTGTTTCGGAAGCAGAGGATCGTTCTCGGTGTCACAGTTGAAAGAGATAGCGAAAGGGTTAGAGAAGAGTGGCAAGAGATTCTTATGGGTTGTCAAAAGGCCATTAGAAGAGGAGAGAGCAAAGCACGAGGAAACAGCAAAGCCAGGGGATGAATTTGACTTGGCTTCTGTATTTCCAGATGGATTCCTTGAGAGGACCAAGGATCGAGGCATGGTGGTCAAGGCNTGGGCACCGCAAGTGGAGGTGCTGAGTCGTGAGTcggtgggggggtttgtgagtCACTGCGGGTGGAACTCGGTGTTGGAAGGGGTGGTGGCGGGGGTGCCGATGGTTGCATGGCCACTGTACGCAGAGCAGCATGTGAACAGGGAGGTGATGGTGGGAGAGATGAAGGTGGCTGTTGGAGTGAATCAGAGGGTAGAAGATGGGTTTGTGAGTGCAGAGGAAGTAGAAAAGAGAGTGAGGGAAGTGATGGAGACANAAGAGATCAGAGAGAGAAGCTTCAAGCTCAAACAAATGGCTATGGCTGCTGTTGCAGAATTTGGATCTTCCACAACAGCACTTGCCAACTTACTTCATTCATGGACTTCATTCACTTCATAG
- the LOC106761008 gene encoding nucleoid-associated protein At2g24020, chloroplastic yields MATTPSLTGALSNSVGLRDWRKHAPLSTSLCKLSSCSNIVDLKIISRCGCRKVGHGQRGFQLYALFGGKKDNNGKSDDTPSKAGILGNMQNLYETVKKAQMVVQVEAVRVQKELAAAEFDGYCEGELVKVTLSGNQQPVRTEITEAAMELGPEKLSLLITEAYKDAHQKSVLAMKERMNDLAQSLGMPPGLSEGLK; encoded by the exons ATGGCAACCACGCCTTCTCTTACTGGTGCCTTGTCAAACTCTGTCGGACTCCGTGACTGGAGAAAGCATGCCCCTTTGTCAACTTCTCTTT GTAAACTAAGCTCCTGCTCAAATATAGTTGATTTAAAGATAATATCTCGATGTGGTTGTCGGAAAGTTGGACATGGCCAACGAGGTTTCCAATTATATGCTTTATTTGGAGGGAAGAAAGACAATAATGGAAAAAGTGACGATACTCCTTCTAAG GCAGGGATTCTTGGAAACATGCAAAATCTTTACGAGACTGTGAAGAAGGCACAAATGGTTGTCCAAGTTGAAGCTGTGCGGGTGCAGAAAGAACTTGCAGC AGCAGAGTTTGATGGTTATTGTGAGGGTGAGTTAGTGAAG GTAACGCTGTCAGGGAACCAGCAACCTGTAAGAACCGAAATTACTGAGGCAGCTATGGAATTGGGACCTGAA AAACTCTCCCTATTAATCACTGAGGCATACAAGGATGCACACCAGAAGAGTGTACTG GCCATGAAGGAAAGGATGAATGATCTTGCACAGAGCTTAGGAATGCCACCAGGTCTTAGTGAAGGATTGAAGTGA
- the LOC106762449 gene encoding probable WRKY transcription factor 2: MAGIDDNVALSGDWGLASPSPRTFFSRMLEEENVTRSVSEHSGSGRTGEFFSGPHEPSETGKRNMQDAAQDGDSVAQLSFQTEQKPNSRGGLVERMAARAGFNAPRLNTEGIRSTDLSLNSDIQSPYLTIPPGLSPTTLLDSPVFLANSLAQPSPTTGKFLFMSNGNMRHPELSSDAPEKCKDNGFDDIYTSSFAFKPATDSSSSFYHGAGRKINPTTFPQQSHPGIEVSAQSENSFHSQSVDAAKVQTENKNGLHLQADFAESPPEKDIKMFPADQRAFDAVGGGIEHSTPVEEHGDEEGDQRANGDSVTGGVGGAPSDDGYNWRKYGQKQVKGSEYPRSYYKCTHPNCQVKKKVERSHEGHITEIIYKGTHNHPKPPPNRRSGLGSVNPHSDMQVDNPDHVELHNGGDGDIGWSNVQKGNIVGAANWKHENLEATSSASIGPEYCNQSNLQTQNGGTLIDSGEAVDASSTFSNEEDEDDQGTHGSVSLGYDGEGDESESKRRKLESYADLSGATRAIREPRVVVQTTSEVDILDDGYRWRKYGQKVVKGNPNPRSYYKCTNAGCTVRKHVERASHDLKSVITTYEGKHNHDVPAARASSHVNANASNANQASGVLHSHVHRPEPSQVHNGMGRLERPSLGSFNLPGRQPLAHSHGFSFGMNQQMLSNLAMSGLGHMQAKLPVMPVHPFLAQQQQQSPSNDFGFMMPKGEPNVEAIPERGGGLNLQNGSSVYQEIMSRMPLGPHM; the protein is encoded by the exons ATGGCTGGGATTGATGATAATGTTGCCCTTTCTGGTGATTGGGGTCTTGCTAGCCCAAGTCCAAGAACATTTTTCTCTAGAATGTTGGAGGAAGAAAATGTAACAAGATCAGTCTCAGAGCATTCTGGAAGTGGTAGAACTGGGGAATTCTTTTCAGGACCACACGAGCCTAGTGAGACAGGGAAGCGAAACATGCAGGATGCAGCACAAGATGGAGATTCTGTAGCCCAATTGAGTTTTCAGACCGAGCAAAAGCCTAACTCCAGAGGTGGTCTTGTGGAAAGAATGGCTGCTAGAGCTGGGTTTAATGCCCCTAGGTTGAACACTGAAGGCATTAGATCTACTGATCTTTCACTCAATTCAGACATTCAGTCTCCTTACTTGACCATCCCACCAGGTCTCAGTCCTACTACACTTTTAGATTCTCCAGTGTTCCTTGCAAATTCACTG GCACAGCCATCTCCAACAACTGGAAAGTTTCTGTTTATGTCAAATGGCAACATGCGGCACCCAGAATTATCATCTGATGCTCCAGAAAAATGTAAAGATAATGGCTTTGATGATATCTATACATCATCCTTTGCTTTCAAGCCTGCAACAGACTCAAGCTCCTCTTTCTATCATGGTGCTGGAAGAAAA ATAAATCCAACTACATTTCCTCAACAATCCCATCCTGGTATTGAGGTTTCGGCTCAGTCAGAAAATTCTTTTCATTCCCAAAGTGTTGATGCTGCCAAAGTTCAAACTGAGAACAAAAATGGTCTTCATCTTCAGGCAGACTTTGCCGAATCGCCTCCTGAaaaggatattaaaatgtttcCAGCTGATCAAAGGGCTTTTGATGCTGTTGGTGGTGGCATTGAACATTCTACACCAGTTGAAGAGCATGGAGATGAAGAAGGAGATCAAAGAGCTAATGGAGATTCAGTGACTGGTGGTGTTGGGGGTGCACCATCTGATGATGGATATAACTGGAGAAAATATGGCCAAAAACAAGTGAAAGGCAGCGAGTACCCTCGAAGTTACTACAAGTGCACCCATCCAAATTGTCAGGTCAAGAAGAAAGTAGAACGATCCCACGAAGGCCACATAACTGAGATCATCTACAAGGGAACGCACAACCATCCAAAACCTCCTCCTAATCGCCGATCAGGTCTAGGTTCAGTTAACCCTCACAGTGACATGCAAGTTGACAACCCTGATCATGTTGAATTACACAATGGTGGTGATGGTGACATCGGCTGGAGTAATGTACAAAAGGGAAATATAGTTGGAGCTGCTAACTGGAAGCACGAAAACCTCGAAGCAACATCATCAGCATCTATTGGCCCTGAGTACTGCAACCAGTCCAATTTGCAGACGCAAAATGGTGGTACTCTTATTGATTCAGGAGAGGCAGTTGATGCCTCGTCTACTTTCTCTaacgaagaagatgaagatgatcaaGGCACTCATGGTAGTGTATCATTAGGTTATGATGGGGAAGGAGATGAATCAGAGTCTAAGAGAAG GAAACTGGAATCATATGCAGACCTGAGTGGAGCTACTAGAGCCATTCGTGAGCCTAGAGTTGTTGTACAAACTACCAGTGAGGTAGATATCCTCGATGATGGTTATCGGTGGCGCAAGTATGGACAAAAAGTTGTCAAAGGAAATCCCAACCCAAG GAGTTACTACAAGTGCACAAATGCAGGCTGCACAGTAAGGAAACATGTGGAGAGAGCATCACACGACCTTAAATCTGTGATCACCACTTATGAGGGAAAGCACAACCATGATGTTCCTGCTGCTCGTGCCAGCAGCCATGTCAATGCTAACGCTTCAAATGCCAACCAAGCTTCTGGTGTTCTTCATAGCCATGTTCATAGACCAGAACCATCTCAAGTACACAATGGCATGGGAAGGCTTGAGAGGCCGTCCCTCGGCTCATTCAACCTACCCGGAAGACAGCCGCTAGCACATTCCCACGGTTTCTCCTTTGGCATGAACCAACAGATGCTATCGAATCTGGCAATGTCAGGGTTAGGCCACATGCAAGCCAAGCTCCCTGTCATGCCTGTTCATCCATTCTTGGCACAGCAACAACAGCAAAGTCCTTCAAACGATTTTGGTTTCATGATGCCAAAGGGAGAGCCAAATGTAGAGGCTATTCCTGAACGTGGTGGTGGCCTTAACCTGCAAAATGGCTCATCAGTGTACCAAGAAATCATGAGTCGCATGCCCCTTGGACCTCACATGTAA
- the LOC106759717 gene encoding UDP-glycosyltransferase 88F5 isoform X1, translating into MASKVSPTKMEKDIIVMYPAPGIGHIVAMVELAKLIQTHRFNITIILTTGLLDHPTIEVYIRRITADHPSISFLRLPHIPLSASTSVSPAARAFGFIKANASSVATSLSQISQTSAVKAFFIDLFCTSAMESASSMGIPVYYFFTSGAAVLALFSYFPKLHEERSESFKDMVGVELRVPGNAPLKAVNMPEPLLDRGDPAYWDMLYFCSSLPKARGIIVNSFPELEPLAVNAVAEGACFPNSKSGPRVYYIGPLIAEAQQSDAEGRDSKECLRWLEEQPSRXVVYLCFGSRGSFSVSQLKEIAKGLEKSGKRFLWVVKRPLEEERAKHEETAKPGDEFDLASVFPDGFLERTKDRGMVVKAWAPQVEVLSRESVGGFVSHCGWNSVLEGVVAGVPMVAWPLYAEQHVNREVMVGEMKVAVGVNQRVEDGFVSAEEVEKRVREVMETXEIRERSFKLKQMAMAAVAEFGSSTTALANLLHSWTSFTS; encoded by the exons ATGGCATCGAAGGTTTCACCAACCAAAATGGAAAAGGACATAATTGTAATGTATCCAGCACCAGGCATAGGCCACATTGTAGCCATGGTTGAACTTGCCAAGCTCATCCAAACGCACCGTTTCAACATCACCATCATCCTCACAACGGGCCTCCTCGACCACCCCACCATCGAAGTCTATATCCGCCGCATCACCGCCGACCATCCCTCCATCTCCTTCCTCCGCCTACCCCACATCCCACTCTCCGCCTCAACCTCCGTAAGCCCCGCCGCCAGAGCCTTCGGCTTCATCAAAGCAAATGCTTCCAGCGTCGCCACCTCCCTCTCCCAAATCTCCCAAACCTCCGCCGTCAAAGCCTTCTTTATCGACCTCTTCTGCACTTCCGCCATGGAATCAGCTTCTTCCATGGGAATCCCAGTCTACTACTTCTTCACTTCCGGCGCCGCCGTTCTCGCGCTCTTCTCGTACTTTCCGAAACTCCACGAAGAGAGGAGCGAGTCGTTTAAGGATATGGTCGGGGTGGAACTGCGCGTGCCGGGCAACGCGCCTCTGAAGGCAGTGAACATGCCGGAACCCCTGTTAGATAGGGGCGATCCTGCCTACTGGGACATGCTCTACTTCTGCTCGAGCCTTCCCAAGGCGCGTGGGATTATAGTGAACTCCTTTCCAGAGCTCGAGCCTCTGGCGGTTAACGCCGTGGCGGAGGGCGCGTGTTTTCCAAACTCCAAAAGTGGACCTCGCGTTTACTATATCGGACCACTCATTGCGGAAGCTCAACAATCAG ATGCAGAAGGAAGAGACAGCAAGGAATGTCTGCGATGGCTGGAGGAACAACCGAGCAGAAGNGTGGTGTATCTGTGTTTCGGAAGCAGAGGATCGTTCTCGGTGTCACAGTTGAAAGAGATAGCGAAAGGGTTAGAGAAGAGTGGCAAGAGATTCTTATGGGTTGTCAAAAGGCCATTAGAAGAGGAGAGAGCAAAGCACGAGGAAACAGCAAAGCCAGGGGATGAATTTGACTTGGCTTCTGTATTTCCAGATGGATTCCTTGAGAGGACCAAGGATCGAGGCATGGTGGTCAAGGCNTGGGCACCGCAAGTGGAGGTGCTGAGTCGTGAGTcggtgggggggtttgtgagtCACTGCGGGTGGAACTCGGTGTTGGAAGGGGTGGTGGCGGGGGTGCCGATGGTTGCATGGCCACTGTACGCAGAGCAGCATGTGAACAGGGAGGTGATGGTGGGAGAGATGAAGGTGGCTGTTGGAGTGAATCAGAGGGTAGAAGATGGGTTTGTGAGTGCAGAGGAAGTAGAAAAGAGAGTGAGGGAAGTGATGGAGACANAAGAGATCAGAGAGAGAAGCTTCAAGCTCAAACAAATGGCTATGGCTGCTGTTGCAGAATTTGGATCTTCCACAACAGCACTTGCCAACTTACTTCATTCATGGACTTCATTCACTTCATAG